One region of Ptiloglossa arizonensis isolate GNS036 chromosome 8, iyPtiAriz1_principal, whole genome shotgun sequence genomic DNA includes:
- the Wrnexo gene encoding WRN RecQ like helicase isoform X2 produces the protein MITGSSHQLLIANNPEENTVEVKEYSVRRSPRNLPAHLKEKCEKESTIKRDDDISLLPSIVFKGYINYTRDFNDCASICNDIINEVENYNNEVVPIGFDLEWPFSFQTGSGRTALVQICLNETICHLLHVYSLKKLPAAFVILLSHPKVKLVGVNIKNDIWKLGRDFKEFPAQKVVENNCLDSGPFANRVLNRSCRWSLEKLTAFVLKKRIDKNPKVRMSKWHIHPLSEEQKNYAATDAYNKTEWEKEEKVSRVVLFST, from the exons ATGATAACAGGCAGTTCACATCAATTACTAATCGCTAATAACCCTGAAGAG aatacaGTAGAGGTTAAAGAATATTCTGTGCGACGATCGCCCAGGAATCTTCCAGCACATTTAAAG gaaaaatgtgaaaaagaaTCTACTATAAAAAGAGACGATGATATCAGTCTTTTACCATCAATTGTCTTCAAGGGATATATTAATTATACCAGAGATTTTAATGATTGTGCTAGTATCTGTAATGATATTAT AAATGAAGTAGAGAATTACAATAATGAAGTAGTACCAATAGGATTTGATTTGGAGTGGCCCTTTAGTTTTCAAACAGGCAGTGGAAGAACTGCTTTGgtacaaatttgtttaaatgaaacaatttgtCATTTGTTACATGTATattcattaaaaaaattacCTGCTGCATTTGTAATTCTTTTAAGTCATCCGAAGGTAAAACTTGTTGGAGTCAATATAAAAAA TGATATTTGGAAACTTGGTAGAGATTTTAAAGAATTTCCTGCTCAGAAAGTTGTAGAAAATAATTGCTTAGACAGTGGTCCATTTGCAAACCGAGTATTAAATCGATCTTGTCGTTGGAGTTTGGAAAAGTTAACAGCATTTGTG ttaaaaaaaagaattgataaAAACCCAAAAGTTAGAATGAGTAAATGGCATATACATCCTCTAAGTGAAGAGCAAAAAAATTATGCTGCAACAGACGCTTAT
- the Wrnexo gene encoding WRN RecQ like helicase isoform X3: MITGSSHQLLIANNPEENTVEVKEYSVRRSPRNLPAHLKEKCEKESTIKRDDDISLLPSIVFKGYINYTRDFNDCASICNDIINEVENYNNEVVPIGFDLEWPFSFQTGSGRTALVQICLNETICHLLHVYSLKKLPAAFVILLSHPKVKLVGVNIKNDIWKLGRDFKEFPAQKVVENNCLDSGPFANRVLNRSCRWSLEKLTAFVLKKRIDKNPKVRMSKWHIHPLSEEQKNYAATDAYVQERNTPLMSQGGHFGK; this comes from the exons ATGATAACAGGCAGTTCACATCAATTACTAATCGCTAATAACCCTGAAGAG aatacaGTAGAGGTTAAAGAATATTCTGTGCGACGATCGCCCAGGAATCTTCCAGCACATTTAAAG gaaaaatgtgaaaaagaaTCTACTATAAAAAGAGACGATGATATCAGTCTTTTACCATCAATTGTCTTCAAGGGATATATTAATTATACCAGAGATTTTAATGATTGTGCTAGTATCTGTAATGATATTAT AAATGAAGTAGAGAATTACAATAATGAAGTAGTACCAATAGGATTTGATTTGGAGTGGCCCTTTAGTTTTCAAACAGGCAGTGGAAGAACTGCTTTGgtacaaatttgtttaaatgaaacaatttgtCATTTGTTACATGTATattcattaaaaaaattacCTGCTGCATTTGTAATTCTTTTAAGTCATCCGAAGGTAAAACTTGTTGGAGTCAATATAAAAAA TGATATTTGGAAACTTGGTAGAGATTTTAAAGAATTTCCTGCTCAGAAAGTTGTAGAAAATAATTGCTTAGACAGTGGTCCATTTGCAAACCGAGTATTAAATCGATCTTGTCGTTGGAGTTTGGAAAAGTTAACAGCATTTGTG ttaaaaaaaagaattgataaAAACCCAAAAGTTAGAATGAGTAAATGGCATATACATCCTCTAAGTGAAGAGCAAAAAAATTATGCTGCAACAGACGCTTAT
- the Wrnexo gene encoding WRN RecQ like helicase isoform X1, whose product MITGSSHQLLIANNPEENTVEVKEYSVRRSPRNLPAHLKEKCEKESTIKRDDDISLLPSIVFKGYINYTRDFNDCASICNDIINEVENYNNEVVPIGFDLEWPFSFQTGSGRTALVQICLNETICHLLHVYSLKKLPAAFVILLSHPKVKLVGVNIKNDIWKLGRDFKEFPAQKVVENNCLDSGPFANRVLNRSCRWSLEKLTAFVLKKRIDKNPKVRMSKWHIHPLSEEQKNYAATDAYVSWLLHAALQTKADEKNTEETVNC is encoded by the exons ATGATAACAGGCAGTTCACATCAATTACTAATCGCTAATAACCCTGAAGAG aatacaGTAGAGGTTAAAGAATATTCTGTGCGACGATCGCCCAGGAATCTTCCAGCACATTTAAAG gaaaaatgtgaaaaagaaTCTACTATAAAAAGAGACGATGATATCAGTCTTTTACCATCAATTGTCTTCAAGGGATATATTAATTATACCAGAGATTTTAATGATTGTGCTAGTATCTGTAATGATATTAT AAATGAAGTAGAGAATTACAATAATGAAGTAGTACCAATAGGATTTGATTTGGAGTGGCCCTTTAGTTTTCAAACAGGCAGTGGAAGAACTGCTTTGgtacaaatttgtttaaatgaaacaatttgtCATTTGTTACATGTATattcattaaaaaaattacCTGCTGCATTTGTAATTCTTTTAAGTCATCCGAAGGTAAAACTTGTTGGAGTCAATATAAAAAA TGATATTTGGAAACTTGGTAGAGATTTTAAAGAATTTCCTGCTCAGAAAGTTGTAGAAAATAATTGCTTAGACAGTGGTCCATTTGCAAACCGAGTATTAAATCGATCTTGTCGTTGGAGTTTGGAAAAGTTAACAGCATTTGTG ttaaaaaaaagaattgataaAAACCCAAAAGTTAGAATGAGTAAATGGCATATACATCCTCTAAGTGAAGAGCAAAAAAATTATGCTGCAACAGACGCTTAT GTCTCATGGCTTCTACATGCTGCTTTACAAACGAAAGCtgatgaaaaaaatacagaagaaACAGTGAATTGCTAA
- the Lipt2 gene encoding lipoyl(octanoyl) transferase 2 yields the protein MTSKIVKVLWAGRLSYTAGLRLQKILFTQHHENLGKDTSNTLVLVEHNPVYTVGIRDKSYTMQDIEKLKGLGAEFFRTNRGGLITFHGPGQLVAYPILNLKQFKSSVKWYVCQIEKMIIRLCAEYGINGKTSSNTGVWVNDKKICAIGIHGSRYITTHGLALNCNTDLSWFNHIVPCGIEGKGVTSISKELHTNVTIQDVLPLFQNAFQDQFECSLIECSPEESSELLGNASNLWNHNACL from the coding sequence atgacTTCAAAAATAGTAAAAGTCTTATGGGCAGGTCGGTTAAGTTACACTGCTGGACTCAGattgcaaaaaatattatttactcaACATCATGAAAATTTAGGAAAAGATACTTCTAATACATTAGTATTAGTTGAACACAATCCAGTATATACAGTTGGTATTAGAGATAAGAGTTATACAATGCAAGATATAGAGAAATTAAAGGGTTTAGGAGCAGAATTTTTTAGAACGAATCGAGGTGGTCTAATAACTTTTCACGGACCTGGACAGTTAGTAGCATATCctatattaaatttgaaacagTTTAAAAGTAGCGTTAAATGGTATGTGTGTCAAATAGAAAAGATGATCATACGTTTGTGTGCAGAATATGGCATTAATGGTAAAACATCATCGAATACTGGTGTATGGGTAAATGACAAAAAAATCTGTGCCATTGGTATTCATGGTAGTCGTTATATAACAACACATGGTTTAGCTTTAAATTGTAATACGGATTTGAGTTGGTTTAATCACATTGTACCTTGTGGTATCGAAGGAAAGGGAGTAACTAGTATTAGTAAAGAACTTCACACAAATGTCACTATTCAAGATGTATTACCATTATTTCAAAATGCTTTTCAGGATCAGTTTGAATGTTCATTAATAGAGTGTTCACCAGAAGAATCTTCAGAATTACTTGGAAATGCTTCAAATTTATGGAATCATAATGCATGCCTGTAA